CGCAGGCTGATCGCCCAGCGTCGCTTGCGGGCGACCTTGGTCTGGCCGCGTCCGGCCGAGCTCTGCTTGATGCTGTGCCAGGAGGAAGCTTTTTTCTTGGCTGGTTTTTTCTTGGCCATGGCTCAGGTGAGTTGAGGGTGCTTGCCGCGTCGCAGCGCCGGCTCAGTCATGCGCAGCGCCAGCGTCTCGAAGTCCAGCCCGCGGCAGGATGCGCTCTTCGGGAGCAGGCTGGTCGGCGTCAGGCCGGGGATGGTGTTGATTTCTAAAAAGTACGGGATGCCCTCCGGGGTCAGGATAAAGTCCACGCGCCCGAAGTCCCGGCAGCCACACGCCGCAAAGGCGCTCTCGGCAAAACCGCGGATGCGGGCGGCGAGTTCTTCCGGGACCTTGGCAGGAAACAGATACTCGGTCGAGCCCGGCGTGTACTTACGCTCGTAGTCGTAAACGCCACCCGTGGGAACGATCTCGACAATGCCCATCGCCTCACCACCAAGGATGCCGACCGTCATCTCGCGGCCGGCGACAAAGGCCTCAGCCATCCAGCGGCCCGGCGTCAGCACGGTCAGTGCATGGGTGATTTCGGTCAATCCCCTGCACAGGTGTAGCCCCACGCTGCTCCCCTGATCCACAGGCTTCAGCACGAGGTGCTCACCGACTTCATGGGCAAGGTGTTCTGCCGTGGGCGCGTCAGCAGCGTCAAAGATAGCATCACCGGCGATGGCGAACCCCGAGTCCTTCACCGCTGCCTTTGTCGCGGTTTTGTCCATGCACAGGGCGCTGGCCTCTGGACCGGAACCGGCGTAGGAAAAGCCGCTCGCCTCCAGCAGGGCCTGGATCTGCCCGTCCTCGCCGAAGCTCCCGTGCAGCGCCGGGAAGACCACGGTCTTGTCGGCACGCAGCCCGGCAGGTAAGGCGGCATCTGCGAACTCGATCAAGGCCACGTCAAAGTGTTTTTCCAGCGCGGCGGCAATGCTGCGGCCGGAAACGAGCGAAACCTCGCGCTCGCTCGAAGGTCCGCCGCACAGGACGCTGATGTGGGCACGCGTGCTCATAAAAGCTCCTCCCACTTCTGCCCGGCCAGCAGGACCTCGGGCTCCAGCTCCACTCCGCGCTCCCGGCGTGCCGTCTCGCGGATGCGACGGATAAGCCCGACCACGTCCGCCGAAGTCGCTCCGCCAGTGTTGATGATGAAATTCGCATGCACGGAGGAAACCTCCGCCGCCCCCTCGCGCAGCCCCTTCAGGCCCAGCTCGTCAATGATCTTGCCAGCGTGCCCGCCCTCGGGGTTTTTAAAGATGCAGCCCGCACTGGGTTCGCGCGGCTGGCTCTCCTTGCGGGTGCTCGCATAGCTGTCCATCCGCGCGCGAATGGCCGTATCCGGCTCCGTCTTTTGACTGGAAAAGACCGCTCCGAGCGCAAGGCCATCGGCGATTTCGCAGCACTTGCGGTAGCCAAAGTGGAACCGCTCGCGCGGCCAGACCTGTACCGTCCCGGCGGCATCAACGAAGATGACCTCCTCGACCACATCAAAGATCCAGCCCCCCATGGCTCCGGCGTTCATGCGCAGCGAGCCGCCCACCGTGCCGGGGATGCCTTCCAGAAATTCGAAACCGCCCAGTCCGTGTTTGGCCGCAAAGCTACAGAGCTGCTTCAGGCGCACGCCAGCCCCGGCCAGGATACGCTCCTCGCCGTCGAGCTCCAGCCGCTGCCACGCAGCCTGCTTAAAGCCCAGCGCCAGCCCGTCGAATCCCTCGTCGGGCACGAGCAGATTAGAGCCACGCCCCAGGGGAAGCACCGGCAAGCCCACTTCGCGGGCCTCCCGCAGCAGGTAAGCCATATCGGCCTCATCAGCCGGCTCGGCATAGAAGCGGGCCGGACCGCCGATGCGGATCGTGGTTTTGCGGTCGAGGGGCTCGCCCAGCCGGATCACGGCCTCGGTTGACAGGCCCTCCTTCCAGCGCAGGGAAAGCTGGCGATCGCGGACAAAGCGCGCTGCCATCCGGTCAATATCACCCGCCCCAACAAAGAGCAGCGTGCCGGGCATTTCCTCGGCCATGGCGCGGTCGAGCACACCGTTGAGGTCGCCGGGGGCGACAGCCTCCAGCTTGGCGGAACCGGCTTCCTGAAAGATTCGCTCCTCTGTCCCGCCTTGATCGAGCGGCTCACTGGCGGCATAGACCGGCAGCACCCACGCGCGATCAGCAGTATCGAGCACCTGGGCAAAATCCCGAGCAAACTGTCGCGTGCGGCTATAGCGGTGTGGCTGGAAAACGACCCAGACCGGCCCCT
This genomic interval from Ruficoccus sp. ZRK36 contains the following:
- a CDS encoding D-alanine--D-alanine ligase, encoding MSTRAHISVLCGGPSSEREVSLVSGRSIAAALEKHFDVALIEFADAALPAGLRADKTVVFPALHGSFGEDGQIQALLEASGFSYAGSGPEASALCMDKTATKAAVKDSGFAIAGDAIFDAADAPTAEHLAHEVGEHLVLKPVDQGSSVGLHLCRGLTEITHALTVLTPGRWMAEAFVAGREMTVGILGGEAMGIVEIVPTGGVYDYERKYTPGSTEYLFPAKVPEELAARIRGFAESAFAACGCRDFGRVDFILTPEGIPYFLEINTIPGLTPTSLLPKSASCRGLDFETLALRMTEPALRRGKHPQLT
- the murB gene encoding UDP-N-acetylmuramate dehydrogenase, which translates into the protein MMTAPEQPHTALPEEVFLLGIGGMGMAPLAICLAQAGCRVRGWDDNLKAPVRELLEAHGIEISNTPAPGSKPLIVRSSAVDLAHPLLAQSVAEGKATCLRRGELLARLAAGKKLVAIAGSHGKTTTTGMLIDMLRSVGFDFSYVLGGLFNGGGTLSPAHYSASSPWLVAEVDESDGTIEGFDPAVTVVVNLDWDHADRYRTEADLRAAFARLFARTSERVLLPEAFPFDEEIKAEVIRFEAPGINFNLDNANAALQACRLIAGTVPENPLSSFPGICRRQDVIHREGTLQVIADYAHHPTEIRALLSMMRCESEGPVWVVFQPHRYSRTRQFARDFAQVLDTADRAWVLPVYAASEPLDQGGTEERIFQEAGSAKLEAVAPGDLNGVLDRAMAEEMPGTLLFVGAGDIDRMAARFVRDRQLSLRWKEGLSTEAVIRLGEPLDRKTTIRIGGPARFYAEPADEADMAYLLREAREVGLPVLPLGRGSNLLVPDEGFDGLALGFKQAAWQRLELDGEERILAGAGVRLKQLCSFAAKHGLGGFEFLEGIPGTVGGSLRMNAGAMGGWIFDVVEEVIFVDAAGTVQVWPRERFHFGYRKCCEIADGLALGAVFSSQKTEPDTAIRARMDSYASTRKESQPREPSAGCIFKNPEGGHAGKIIDELGLKGLREGAAEVSSVHANFIINTGGATSADVVGLIRRIRETARRERGVELEPEVLLAGQKWEELL